CAGCAGTATTTGGATTTGAAATTCCTAGACAACCTAAGAATACAAAAAGTACTGCAATAGTTTCATACAATCCTAAAAGGTTGTTTAATGAAAGTACAAGGAAAACAATACTTACTACAGATTGCAGAATTAATGCTCCAAAAATCATTTGCTCGCTTGAGAATTTCTTCAATAAAACCGAATTTAACTGGCTCGAACCAATAAAACTAACTGACATAAAGGCGAAAATCCATCCATATGTTTTAGCATCAACATGGTAAATATCCATAAAAATAATAGGAGAAGCCGCTACATATGTAAATAATCCCGAAAAAGCGATTGCTCCTGTAAAGGCATACGTATAAAATTGAGGCTCTTTAAGAACTTTTAAAAAGTTTGAAATAATGGGTTTTGGTTTTAAAGATATTGAGGTATCTGGTTTGTAACTATTTGGCAGACCAATTTGAGAAGCTAATAAAATAGCAATTCCCATACACATCAAAATAAAAAATACAGTATGCCAGCCATAATCTTCAGTAACATAGCCGCCAATTGTAGGCGCCAGCATCGGCGAAAGCCCAAGAACAAGCATTAAAAGTGAAAATACTTTCGGAATATCTTTTACAGGAAATAAATCACGAACCATGGCAACAGAAGCAACCGTTGCAGCACAACTTCCGATAGCTTGAATAAATCTTAAGAGTATAAAATAATCAATATTAGTTACATACACACAACCAAGCGAAGCTAAAACATAAACCGTAAGGCCAATAAACAAAGGCTTTTTGCGACCAAAACGATCTAAAAGCGGACCATAAAGCAATTGTCCTGCAGAAATTCCAATAAAATAGCTTGACAAACTCATCGAAACTTTGGCTACAGAAGTGTGTAAATCTTTAGCAATATCCGAAAAACCAGGCAGATACATATCGATCGAAAAAGGACCAAGGGCGGTTAAAGAACCTAAAATAAGGATAAGCTTAATATATTTTTTTGTTGTCATTTTCTTAAAAAAGCACTTTAAATTTTCTGCAAAGGTAAAGATTTCATATCTTGTTATAGTATTTAATGCATTTAATAACTGAAACAAAACATTATTAATCTCAAAAAATTAAAAATTATGAAGAAGTATATTTTGTTATTATCGATCATTTTCACATCGGTTTCATTCGCTCAGACAGTTACATCAAAAAAAGAAGATGTCACAGTTGAACAGTACGAATTACTAAAAAAAGTCAACCAATATTATCCGGATATCACTTTGAACAAATCCATAACCAATTTTTATGTTGACGGTAAAATTATCGATTCGCAACAAGAATTTGATTTAACTGGAACAAAGTTCACAAGTTATAAATTAGGAATCGAGCCTGATAATAAAAAACTCCTGTTCGAATATGTTTCTGATGAAACTGGGAAAATTTATGGAGATGTTTCGCTTTTTAAAGGAAATGTACTGCGAACAACTTTCAACGATAAAACAAATCAAATTGAAGTTTCGCTTAACGGAAAATCCGTTTATTTGAAAAAATTAAAATAATTTTTCAAATACGAGAAATTTAAAGCATCACATATACGTGATGCTTTTTTTATGGATGCGTATAAATCCGTTATTTAAAAAATTTTAAATTGATTTTCAAAATACGCGAAATTTAAAAAACAAAAACCGCTTAGTGAAAATTCGATATTTAGGAAAAAATAAAATTAATTTTCAAATACGAGAAATTTGAAGCATTTCAAAACGAAAGGATTTTTTACCATATATTTGAATTATAATTTCTGTACTTATAATATTTATGAAAAAAATTGCCTTAGTATTAATTCTCATAAGCTTTCAATCATATTCACAAATCAATAAGTTTACCGGCACATGGGGTTCACAAAAATGCAAAGATTGTAAAAAAGAATATTTTTTTAGGATTACAATCGCACAATCAAATTATTTGATTTCTGGAACTGCAGAAGTTACAAGCGAACATAAAGAATTAAATTCTGGAGTTCTGGATGTTACAGGATATGTTCATTCATTAAGCGACAGAGCTGAAATAAAACTAATTGAAAAAGATGGATCAAGTTTTGGTGGAACATTAATTATTGAAGATGATAAGCTGCAATTTACTGCACGAGGCAGAGGAGATTTAGTTCCTAAAGAAGTAATATTAAAGAAATTATACGAATAAATACTTTATTTTATCAATTTTTCCAATTTCTCAATCATTTCCTTTTGTTGCTCAAGCATACGCTCGTAAAGTTCTACCATTTTATCTAAAGGATTAAACGTGCAATTGAAATTTGCCTGTGAACCATCTGTAAAAGTATTGGCAACAGCGCTATCATGAAATGTATTTGCTATAATATTAATTGCAGAATCTTCATCAAAATTTTCAATAGCTTCAACAGGAACTTTCAAAATTTTAGCAACCTGAGCTAAAATATTATTTTCAATCAATTCTTTTTGCTCCAAAAGAGAAATTTTCTTCTGATTCCAATCTTCACCTAATTCATAAGCAAGCGCTTCTTGTTTGATCCCCAGCATTTCACGGAAACGCTTGATATTTCTACCTTGATGTATTATTTTCTCTGTCATATTGATAATATCATAATTGTCAAATATAAGATTTTTAGTTATAATAACTATGACAAACTGATAAATGATATTTCTAAATTATGCTTTAATTAGGATAAAATAGATTATCACGGATATTTAGAAAAATAGGTTGAAACCAATTCATGAGAATTTTTCTTTACATTATTTGAAAAAGAAAAGGAGGAATTTATTAAAAAAAGCAAAATCACGAATGACGAATAAAACAAACAAAGCCATTAAAATCAATAAATTAGTACATTTAACACATACATATATTGAACTATAATTTATATTATGTAAAATAGAAAATTATAGAAACTCCTACACAATCTGCAATCACTATATCCGTTCTTATATGAATATTGGATTATAAAATATTCTTAATTTATAAATTGAGAAATTAGAAACTACTCTCATTCTAAATGATTCAAATAAAAAATATCTAATTATAAATCAAATAATTATGTAACTTTAATACATCAAAAAGCTTTTCAAAGCCTTGAATCTAG
This is a stretch of genomic DNA from Flavobacterium endoglycinae. It encodes these proteins:
- a CDS encoding multidrug effflux MFS transporter; this translates as MTTKKYIKLILILGSLTALGPFSIDMYLPGFSDIAKDLHTSVAKVSMSLSSYFIGISAGQLLYGPLLDRFGRKKPLFIGLTVYVLASLGCVYVTNIDYFILLRFIQAIGSCAATVASVAMVRDLFPVKDIPKVFSLLMLVLGLSPMLAPTIGGYVTEDYGWHTVFFILMCMGIAILLASQIGLPNSYKPDTSISLKPKPIISNFLKVLKEPQFYTYAFTGAIAFSGLFTYVAASPIIFMDIYHVDAKTYGWIFAFMSVSFIGSSQLNSVLLKKFSSEQMIFGALILQSVVSIVFLVLSLNNLLGLYETIAVLFVFLGCLGISNPNTAGLTMAPFAKNAGSASALMGAIQLGLGSLASFAVGIFVKDSVAPMVLIMTITTIIAFIVLNIGKKFIKNKVEISADDDNIVAH
- a CDS encoding helix-turn-helix transcriptional regulator, encoding MTEKIIHQGRNIKRFREMLGIKQEALAYELGEDWNQKKISLLEQKELIENNILAQVAKILKVPVEAIENFDEDSAINIIANTFHDSAVANTFTDGSQANFNCTFNPLDKMVELYERMLEQQKEMIEKLEKLIK